The Halioglobus maricola genome segment AATTGGCATAGCTCTCTTCATGCATTGCGCTTTCTTGCTCATCGACTATTGCCCGCAGTTCCTCAGCACCTGCTGGATCTACTCCCATCAGGGCAAGTCGTTTCACACAGCCTGATTCCAGCTGCTGGCGCACAAAGCAATCCTGCAAGTAGCGATCAATATTGATCGGGGTCACGTAGCTTCCGCTTTTGGGAACGACTTCGACCAATCCTTCTCGGGTGAGTCTGATGATGGCTTCGCGCACTGGCGTCTTGCTCGCATCGAGAAGGACAGCCACGTCTTTCTCTACCAGCGGCATCTCCGGCGGCAGAGACAAATCGATTATGCGTGCCCGCAGCAACTTGTAGATCCTGGCGACCAGGCTCGCCTCGTCACACAAATCGTCCTTGCGCAGTACCTCACCGAGGGGTTTGATCTCGAATTCCAGCTTTTTCATTGCTACATATCTAATATATTAGATTTGCATTCTAGCCATCTATTGAGAGAAAATACAGCCCTCACAACAAACACCTCTACCCAGCGACCACTGGAACCCTGTCTATGAACTCAGATACACACGCCATTTTGAAAGCAACAAGCACCGCCTCGATCGCTACGATGCTCTACAAGCGCGGGCTCAGAGGGCAATACATTCAAGGGGTAGCGCGCCTGAACCCGGCAGCACAGAGAATGGTTGGGCCGGTATATACCCTGCGCTATATCCCAGCGAGGGAAGATCTGAACCCCATCACCGTATTTCAGGATACGAACCACCCCCAGCGCCGGGCGGTGGAGGAAATACCCAGCGGTCACGTGCTGGTGATGGACTGTCGTCAGGATGCCAGCGCCGCGTCGGCCGGCTCGATTCTCGCCACGCGCCTGGAAATTCGCGGCTGTGCCGGGATTGTTACGGATGGAGGCCTGCGTGATGCAGAAGAGATCGCGCAGCTAGACATGCCTTCCTTCTGCACCAAGCCGTCAGCGCCCACCAACCTGACCAAACATCAGGCGATGGACCTCGATGTACCCATCGGCTGTGGCGGCGTAGCGGTTTTCCCCGGCGACATCGCTGTCGGCGACGGGGATGGCGTGATCATCATTCCCGCACATCTGGCTGACGAAATCGCACAAGAAGCCAAGGGCATGGAAAAATACGAAGCCTGGGTGATCGAACAGGTGAAATCGGGCAGGCCCATTATTGGGCTCTACCCTATGAACGAAGATACCCGGGCTGAATTCGAGGCCTATCTCGACGAATAGATACGCTGGCAGGAAACGTCATTGTCTATGAAAGACTAGTTCCAAACCTGGCCATAGAATCGAACCAGATTCTCACCAAGAAAGCCGGCGATCTCCGTTTCTGTCCAACCATAGGTCTCTTCCAAAACGCGGGCAACAGCCCACATTTCGCTGGGCTTACCCATATGCGAAGGCGTCGCATAGCCGCTTTCCACCGGAAAATCTTTTGGATTGCGCAATATCCAATGCAGCGTACCTGCATAATTCCACACATAATCCGAACCAGCACAGACATGTTCCGGCCCCGTCAGATTACGAACGTACTCAGCGTGTTTGGCAATGCTGAAAGCTGAGGCGTCGCCACCAGCGTTCAGGAAACCACCAATGAAGTTCACACAGATAACGCCACCGGTCGACGCGACGGCCTTGATGGCTTCGTCTGATGCGTTGCGGTCAATCGGCTGTAAGGTCGCCACATTTGAGTGTGACAACATGATCGGCTTGGTGC includes the following:
- a CDS encoding ribonuclease activity regulator RraA — protein: MNSDTHAILKATSTASIATMLYKRGLRGQYIQGVARLNPAAQRMVGPVYTLRYIPAREDLNPITVFQDTNHPQRRAVEEIPSGHVLVMDCRQDASAASAGSILATRLEIRGCAGIVTDGGLRDAEEIAQLDMPSFCTKPSAPTNLTKHQAMDLDVPIGCGGVAVFPGDIAVGDGDGVIIIPAHLADEIAQEAKGMEKYEAWVIEQVKSGRPIIGLYPMNEDTRAEFEAYLDE
- a CDS encoding GntR family transcriptional regulator — protein: MKKLEFEIKPLGEVLRKDDLCDEASLVARIYKLLRARIIDLSLPPEMPLVEKDVAVLLDASKTPVREAIIRLTREGLVEVVPKSGSYVTPINIDRYLQDCFVRQQLESGCVKRLALMGVDPAGAEELRAIVDEQESAMHEESYANFFALDEKFHRKLFELAGLNSAWDTLNAAKAELDRVRHLKRLFGVKRSEAVVSEHRKIVDAIVAQNPDVAGKTLQSHIGGIDDEISVISKHPQLIKTIEDLNELVALSRKTRNKRKID